A part of Amycolatopsis camponoti genomic DNA contains:
- a CDS encoding sensor histidine kinase — protein MSDVTPGTRTTLREQLGTRMGPKHELATLLSLAVIFGALDVAICLSSNPTTGWAGPRADLILQLTVDVSVLGLRRFPKTVASIALAVTFATVLADALAPGLLSPEDPASPLILPRITPVIVIFLVRTQSQRVSYAFVGALAIIGSEPWAPSWTITPVGLLSTIGPAAVVLYLDARKQLLQELRDRAERAERETHLLAEQARFEERRRLAAEMHDVLTHGLSLMVLHAGALGISSKEPDVRKAAEEIRARGAMALDELRDLVGVLNTTAADISERLAGPSPRTGSAGTPEQPPDPSTLVAESVAAGIPVELDVEGERSQMSPTIARTVHRIVQEALTNARKHAAGAEIRVELRYRPDGVGIRVVNTPPRRQPDEVLAGSGSGLGLSSLRHRVELVGGTLQAGPTPDGGFRIAADLPAYVPTTETRQKATQR, from the coding sequence GTGTCGGACGTCACTCCAGGTACTCGAACCACGCTGCGTGAGCAGCTTGGCACCCGCATGGGGCCCAAGCACGAACTGGCGACGCTGCTCAGCCTGGCGGTGATCTTCGGCGCGCTCGATGTGGCGATCTGCCTCAGCAGCAACCCCACCACCGGCTGGGCCGGCCCCCGCGCCGACCTCATCCTCCAGCTGACGGTCGACGTCTCGGTGCTCGGGCTGCGGCGCTTCCCCAAGACGGTCGCGAGCATCGCGCTGGCGGTCACCTTCGCGACCGTGCTGGCCGACGCGCTCGCGCCCGGCCTGCTCTCCCCGGAAGACCCGGCCAGCCCGCTGATCCTGCCCCGCATCACGCCGGTCATCGTGATCTTCCTGGTCCGGACGCAGAGCCAGCGCGTCTCGTACGCCTTCGTCGGCGCGCTGGCGATCATCGGCAGCGAGCCGTGGGCGCCCAGCTGGACGATCACCCCGGTCGGCCTGCTCAGCACGATCGGCCCGGCGGCGGTCGTGCTGTACCTCGACGCGCGCAAGCAGCTGCTGCAGGAGCTGCGCGACCGCGCCGAGCGGGCCGAACGCGAGACGCACCTGCTGGCCGAGCAGGCCCGGTTCGAGGAACGCCGCCGTCTCGCCGCGGAGATGCACGACGTCCTCACCCACGGGCTCAGCCTGATGGTGCTGCACGCCGGGGCGCTGGGCATCAGCTCGAAGGAACCCGACGTCCGCAAGGCGGCCGAGGAGATCCGCGCCCGCGGCGCGATGGCGCTCGACGAGCTGCGCGACCTGGTCGGGGTCCTGAACACGACCGCGGCCGACATCTCCGAGCGGCTGGCGGGCCCGAGCCCGCGGACCGGCTCGGCGGGGACGCCGGAGCAGCCGCCCGACCCCTCGACGCTGGTCGCCGAGTCGGTCGCGGCCGGGATCCCGGTGGAGCTGGACGTCGAAGGCGAGCGCTCCCAGATGTCCCCGACGATCGCGCGCACGGTCCACCGGATCGTGCAGGAGGCGCTGACCAACGCCCGCAAGCACGCGGCGGGCGCCGAGATCCGCGTCGAGCTGCGCTACCGCCCGGACGGGGTCGGCATCCGCGTCGTCAACACCCCGCCCCGGCGGCAGCCGGACGAGGTGCTGGCGGGCAGCGGTTCCGGGCTGGGGTTGTCGAGCTTGCGCCACCGCGTCGAGCTGGTCGGCGGAACGTTGCAGGCCGGCCCGACGCCGGACGGCGGGTTCCGGATCGCGGCCGACCTGCCGGCGTACGTGCCCACGACGGAGACCCGGCAGAAGGCCACCCAACGCTGA
- a CDS encoding LuxR family transcriptional regulator, with the protein MADPTPNLVFAGYSGALSRCAVLAWTESAQAALVDGAPDGGVRALLAGFEATETGRSANIIRLSGEADAEPAEFHALSELFAGHADPGGAIARTLELPAEDGSALHRKFRTLRSLLLSGPLRKKNVVIVVEDAQWCDESSVRFFDFLLRCGRGERFLLVLGRRPGEAGPGTWALGQIGAQDRCHRWEVAAPRPVDALAGLSAQARTVATAVAVLDEQNVTRVAALCGLPARPVRIALDGIRRANLFAGSVLDRSVRSRLLAETPAEELAHLHLRAARVLNDDARPAAEVAPHLGALPRLDERWMIDLALEAAATAEHRGDPATAVTHLSRAVAAEPGRLDVRLALAAARLELDPEAAMTELRTAAGHAGDPRDHCAVAVLFALAATAADAAGRRQAPLGGLVDRLAVRLGTNSPAVPVAALAAAATTREAARGLLRERAATAPRAAAARHPGARDLADRSAALALAGRGSEVAAACARAVVRLPVAAASSDDLLAAARTLRLVDDAPNALRALDRAVAEAAVRGDRAGLGRALAARYRALRESGDRDGALADIRVAALASAGQRLGLEVRTALATALCDDGEPAAAEALLRAARPHELAAAPAEHHLWLLGLAGARALRSDVDGALELLLESGRRQDEAGVGNPVFAPWWYAATLLLARQGRHREAAAYADRGQDLAEGWPTATARGLVLAARGVVASGTRAVELLAEAGRVLAASPCRVEYARTEYLLGKALTCTGDRKAARQHLRQAAMLSACSGWCSIGELARELLEESGGRLRKPRADVLTQREREVAELVAGGASNRDVAGTLFVSPRTVELHLTNVYRKLAVDSRAELADALRASAGSAAAGAPKRTHGLAG; encoded by the coding sequence ATGGCGGATCCCACTCCGAATCTGGTCTTCGCCGGGTATTCGGGCGCATTGTCCCGGTGTGCGGTGCTCGCGTGGACGGAGTCCGCGCAGGCAGCGCTGGTGGACGGGGCGCCCGACGGCGGCGTCCGCGCCCTGCTGGCGGGCTTCGAAGCGACGGAAACCGGCCGGTCCGCGAATATTATTCGTCTTTCCGGCGAAGCCGATGCCGAGCCCGCCGAGTTCCACGCGCTCTCCGAACTGTTCGCGGGTCACGCCGATCCGGGTGGTGCCATTGCGCGCACTCTGGAACTGCCCGCGGAAGACGGTTCCGCACTGCACCGGAAATTCCGCACACTGCGGTCTTTGTTGCTTTCCGGGCCATTGCGGAAAAAGAATGTCGTGATCGTCGTCGAAGACGCTCAATGGTGCGATGAATCGTCCGTGCGGTTCTTCGACTTCCTGCTGCGGTGCGGCCGCGGAGAGCGGTTTCTGCTCGTCCTCGGCCGCCGTCCCGGCGAGGCCGGTCCCGGCACCTGGGCACTGGGGCAGATCGGTGCGCAGGACCGGTGCCACCGCTGGGAAGTCGCCGCGCCGCGCCCGGTCGACGCGCTGGCCGGGCTGTCCGCGCAGGCACGGACGGTGGCCACCGCCGTGGCCGTCCTCGACGAACAGAACGTGACCAGGGTGGCCGCTTTGTGCGGGCTGCCCGCGCGTCCGGTGCGGATCGCCCTCGACGGAATTCGCCGCGCGAATCTGTTCGCCGGAAGCGTGCTCGACCGGTCGGTCCGATCCCGCCTGCTCGCGGAAACGCCCGCCGAGGAACTCGCTCACCTGCATTTGCGCGCGGCGCGCGTGCTCAACGACGACGCCCGGCCCGCCGCCGAGGTCGCCCCGCACCTCGGCGCGCTGCCGCGGCTCGACGAGCGCTGGATGATCGACCTCGCGCTCGAAGCCGCGGCCACCGCGGAACACCGGGGCGACCCGGCGACCGCGGTCACCCACCTGTCCCGCGCGGTCGCCGCCGAGCCGGGCCGGCTCGACGTCCGGCTGGCGCTGGCCGCCGCCCGGCTCGAGCTCGACCCGGAAGCGGCGATGACGGAGCTGCGCACGGCCGCCGGCCACGCCGGCGACCCACGTGACCACTGCGCGGTGGCCGTGCTGTTCGCGCTCGCGGCCACCGCCGCCGACGCCGCGGGCCGGCGGCAGGCCCCGCTCGGCGGCCTGGTCGACCGGCTGGCCGTCCGGCTCGGCACGAACTCGCCCGCGGTGCCCGTGGCGGCGCTCGCCGCCGCGGCCACGACCCGGGAGGCCGCGCGCGGCCTGCTGCGGGAACGGGCCGCGACCGCCCCCCGCGCGGCCGCGGCCCGCCACCCCGGCGCCCGGGACCTGGCGGACCGCTCCGCCGCCCTCGCGCTGGCCGGCCGCGGCAGCGAGGTCGCCGCGGCCTGCGCCCGCGCCGTCGTCCGGCTGCCGGTGGCGGCCGCGTCGAGCGACGACCTGCTCGCCGCCGCGCGGACCCTGCGGCTGGTCGACGACGCGCCGAACGCCTTGCGAGCGCTCGACCGCGCGGTGGCCGAGGCCGCGGTGCGCGGCGACCGGGCCGGGCTCGGCCGGGCGCTGGCCGCCCGCTACCGCGCGCTGCGGGAGAGCGGCGACCGCGACGGCGCGCTCGCCGACATCCGCGTCGCGGCGCTGGCGAGCGCGGGACAGCGCCTGGGGCTCGAGGTCCGCACCGCGCTGGCGACCGCCCTGTGCGACGACGGCGAACCGGCCGCCGCGGAAGCGCTGCTGCGCGCGGCCCGCCCGCACGAGCTGGCCGCCGCGCCGGCGGAGCACCACCTCTGGCTGCTCGGCCTGGCCGGGGCCCGTGCGCTGCGCTCCGATGTGGACGGTGCACTGGAGCTGCTGCTCGAATCCGGCCGCCGGCAGGACGAAGCCGGCGTCGGCAACCCGGTGTTCGCGCCCTGGTGGTACGCCGCCACGCTGCTGCTCGCCCGGCAGGGCCGACACCGCGAAGCGGCCGCGTACGCCGACCGCGGGCAGGATCTCGCCGAGGGCTGGCCGACGGCGACCGCCCGCGGCCTGGTGCTGGCCGCCCGCGGCGTGGTCGCGTCCGGGACGCGGGCGGTGGAGCTGCTGGCGGAGGCGGGCCGGGTACTGGCGGCCTCGCCGTGCCGGGTCGAATACGCGCGGACGGAGTACTTGCTGGGCAAGGCTTTGACGTGCACCGGCGACCGCAAGGCCGCGCGCCAGCACCTGCGCCAGGCCGCCATGCTGTCCGCCTGCTCGGGGTGGTGCTCGATCGGCGAGCTCGCCCGGGAGCTGCTCGAGGAGTCGGGCGGACGGCTGCGGAAGCCCCGCGCCGACGTCCTGACCCAGCGCGAACGCGAAGTGGCCGAGCTGGTCGCCGGCGGGGCGAGCAACCGCGATGTCGCCGGCACCCTGTTCGTCTCGCCGCGGACCGTCGAGCTGCACCTGACCAACGTCTACCGGAAGCTGGCCGTCGACAGCCGGGCCGAACTGGCCGACGCGCTGCGGGCGAGCGCGGGCTCGGCCGCCGCCGGGGCACCGAAGAGGACCCATGGGCTCGCCGGGTAG